DNA sequence from the Paenibacillus azoreducens genome:
CAACGTTTTTTTCCTTAGGCTTCCCGTTATTGCCGCACAGTCGCCGACTTATCCTGCCGCTGCGTGCTTCACGCTTTCGCATTTGGGTCTGCTCATCCGTCTACGGGTCTCTCGATTTTCCGCATCTCCTTCAGACAATTACCTCGCGATGTTGTCCTAGATTAGGCTTCTCAACTCACACCAGAGTGGTTGAGGAGGGACTTTCCCCCTCTGAAAAGCATCCTTCTAAGCTCCCGGTTCGTATTTATGGTAACGTAGCCGCCACTCTTAACAGATGCTCATAGCGTTAACTCTCTAAAGTTACGACTGCCCGTCGCACAGCAAAAACAGCCCGCTTCAAATGCGGGCTTTCAAGTATTGGCAGCAACTCATCAGATCGTGATCGTTTTCTCGATTCAAACACAGATCATAGGGTATTTAGCTTAATCATGTTTTCTTTTATCGCTTTCAACTCGGAAAAATCAAACATTTGCTTTGATTAAGTTTTCTAACCCCATATTCAATAACCAGGAAGCAGCTTTTCTTTCCCTTACTTTTGATCCTTTTTTCCTTATTGAATATCGCCGCTCTTTGCGGCCTCATCAGCGCTCCGGCGTACATCAACAATAAATACTCTCTCCCCTATCCCTTTTCCGGATAAGCTAGTGCTTTTCCAAAGTACGAATAGATTTGACCCGCGGAATCACAAACGCCAGCAGCACCACCAAAATGCCCAATATCATGAACATCATGCCGATGCCGCGTCCCTCGCCGATCCCAATCAATTCGCCAACAGTAGAGGCAAGCGCGCCCCCCTCCCGCAAGAGCGGGTTAAACACATGGTCCGCCAAAAAACCGGAAACGGCATAAGCGGCCACATAACCTAGCTGCGATAAAATGCCGATGATTCCCCAAGCCCGCCCTTGGGCTTCATTCGGAATCGTTTTGCGGATCATGACGTCTGCGCTCGTATTAACAAACGGCAGCGCGGCGAAAAACAGAAATCCCGTGCCTGCGATAAAATACACATTCGTGGTGAGGCCGATCAATGAAAAGAAGACTCCCGCAACACCTAAGCCCGCGGCCAACATATAAATGTATTTGCTGTTGATGCTGAATGTACCGATGAACAGGCTGCCGATCAACATTCCCGCCGCGCTTACCGACAGGACCGTCCCGATCGTTTGAGAATCCGTGATGGGCATCAGCATTGGCGTAAATAAAGTTTGGAGGAATCCCACATAAAAAGTAACGAGGGAAAGAATAACAGTCAACTGCAGCACACCCTTTGCGGCAGCCAAAGTATCCCAGCCTTCTTTTAGCTCTTTGAGAAGCGATTGTCGTTTTTGTGTTTCTTGCTGAGGCGCTTTGAGATTTCTCTTCACGGCAAAAACCGTAAGCATCGTAACCAGAAAGGTCAAGATGTCTATGATCAGAACGCCCCTGATATCCATTATTCCAAGTAAAATTCCTGCGATGACCGGGGAAAGAAGATACTTGGAGGAGGCGGCAAGCTGAACAAGACCGCTGGCTTTGGCAAACTGTTCCTCTGTCAGCAAGTCCGTTATGGTGGCTTTATATGCCGGCTCCAGCAAAGAAACAAAAATCGAGCTGAACGTAACGCCAAGATATATTTTCCAAGGAGAAGGATCGCCAACCAGCATCGATATGAGTATGAATATAAGCCCTATTGCGGAAAACAGGTCGCCAATGATCATCATGAGCCGCCGGTCAAAGCGGTCTGCCAGCACTCCGCCGACGGGGCTCAGCAAAATGGAAGGCAGGAACGCGCAAAGGGTCAATAAAGCGACACTGGTTGCGGTATGCGTCATTTTGTAAATATGAATTCCCAGCGCAAAAGCCGTTAAGCCGCTTCCGATACTGGAGATCCATTCTCCGGTCCATAACACCAAAAACTTTCCGAACGATTTATTGCTCACCTTCCCGGCCCGCCTCCTTTCCCCCATCGCTGTCCGCAAGCTCTGGCTGCGTCTGAATTAATCGGGATACATAGGCGAAACTCCCTTTCTCCGCGCCAAGCATCATCTCCATGTTATAGATAAATGCCTCGATTTTTCGGGCATACTCCTCAGATTCCCAGCTGAATATTCCTTCATCAAACAAAAACTGCGAGGCTGCGAGCAAAATTTCCATCGATTCTTTCGGATATGGATTCCGGAACAGCTTTTCCTTGATCCCCTGTTCGATCACCTCCGTTAAAACGGGAGTGAGCTTATGAATCGTTAATGCTAGGCTGCTCTGGTGAATTTGCGCATTCTCCGGTTGGTGAAACTGTTCTATGAGGCGGCCCTTTCTGCCCGTGTCCGGCTTTTGCGCCATGATGATTTGAAACAGCTTTTCATGAACCGAAAGCCCGTTATTCGAGGCAATTCGTTTCGCGGCCTCTACCCCTGCATCGATATAACGCATTACAACCGCATCCATGACCTCTTCTTTGGATTTAAAATAATAGTAAAAGGTTCCTTTAGCGATACCGATCGCCTGCAAAATATCATTTACCGTCGTTTTGGCATAACCTTTCGTGAAAAAGAGCTGTTCTGCCGCATCCAATATTTCATTTCTGCGCTCTTCCGGTTCTTTTAAAATCCTCGTCATTCGGACCTCCTTTGTATAGACTGACTGTCGGTCTATTATGATTATAGAGGAAGTCCAGATTTTGTCAATCTTAAAAAAATGGGGTGCAATTAAAAAAAAGCGGCTCTTTTACGAGCCGCTTTTGGAATTCATTCGTTGCGGATCATGTCGTGCCTAAAGCGACCGGTACAGGTGCATTTTTTTCTTGATTTGTCTTTAGTACGGTAATTCCCCTTAATTCCCCACGTCATAATTGAAATTGGCAGCAAATGCAGCACGAAGCTCCATAGATTCTGTCCAATGTATATGAGCTGCATAAACCCAGGGACCCCTGAAGGCAGGAATTGCCCAATATGTTGATAAAACGGTGCTAACAATGGGGAAGGAATAATGTTTCCCCCTGTCATTAACATTAGCGGGACAAACAGCAGGTTGAAAAAAGGCACAAAATGGCCAAACAACGCAAGGCCCATCTGCGTGACGCAAATACTCTCTAGAAGACGCAGGATTCGAATAGCCACATTTTCCAAAAAGGCGCAGCGGGTTCAACAAAGAGATGAATGATCGATACAATAATTAAT
Encoded proteins:
- a CDS encoding MFS transporter, with product MSNKSFGKFLVLWTGEWISSIGSGLTAFALGIHIYKMTHTATSVALLTLCAFLPSILLSPVGGVLADRFDRRLMMIIGDLFSAIGLIFILISMLVGDPSPWKIYLGVTFSSIFVSLLEPAYKATITDLLTEEQFAKASGLVQLAASSKYLLSPVIAGILLGIMDIRGVLIIDILTFLVTMLTVFAVKRNLKAPQQETQKRQSLLKELKEGWDTLAAAKGVLQLTVILSLVTFYVGFLQTLFTPMLMPITDSQTIGTVLSVSAAGMLIGSLFIGTFSINSKYIYMLAAGLGVAGVFFSLIGLTTNVYFIAGTGFLFFAALPFVNTSADVMIRKTIPNEAQGRAWGIIGILSQLGYVAAYAVSGFLADHVFNPLLREGGALASTVGELIGIGEGRGIGMMFMILGILVVLLAFVIPRVKSIRTLEKH
- a CDS encoding TetR/AcrR family transcriptional regulator, with the translated sequence MTRILKEPEERRNEILDAAEQLFFTKGYAKTTVNDILQAIGIAKGTFYYYFKSKEEVMDAVVMRYIDAGVEAAKRIASNNGLSVHEKLFQIIMAQKPDTGRKGRLIEQFHQPENAQIHQSSLALTIHKLTPVLTEVIEQGIKEKLFRNPYPKESMEILLAASQFLFDEGIFSWESEEYARKIEAFIYNMEMMLGAEKGSFAYVSRLIQTQPELADSDGGKEAGREGEQ